The sequence below is a genomic window from Ensifer adhaerens.
AGCCTTCGCGGTCATCGGCGTTGGGCTCGACGATCTCGGTGCCGGTGTCCCTGGCGAGGTTGACCAGCGCCTGCTTGACGAACCAGGAGACCATGCCGGGGTTCGCGCCGCAGCAGGAGACGGCCGTCGTGCCGCCGGGGTTCTTGGCCTTTTCCTTGCGCACGGTTTCGCGCAGCGCATAGTTGGTGCGCGCTTCGTTGCCGAGCGAGTTGTCGAAATAGAAGCCGAGCCAGGGTTCGACCACGGTGTCGATGTAGAGCACATCGAGCTTGCGGCAGAACTTCATGAGGTCGAGCGAACCGGTGTCGACCGAGAGGTTGACGCAGAAGCCCTGGCCCTTGCCTTCGGTCAGGAGCGGCTTGAGCAGTTCCTTGTAATTGTCCTTGGTGACATGCGCCTTGATGAAGCGGATGCCGCGCTCTTCGAGCAGCTGCACATCCTCGCCGCGCGGATCGATGACGACCATGCGGGACTTGTCGAACTTGAAGTGACGTTCGATGAGCGGCAGCGTGCCGCGGCCGATCGAGCCGAAGCCGATCATCACGATCGGACCGGTGATTTCGCCATGGATCGGGTATTGAACGTCAGACATCGGGTCCGTGCTCCTGAAGATGCGCCTGCGAGAAATGCAGGACAGGTTGGCGGGCCTCATCATCGAGGCCTGTGCGCGCTCTAATCACAGAATCGAGTCACAATAAAGTACAAACAAAGACCTTTGACTGAGCGCGACGGTGAAACAGTGCTCAACACTGCAGATTTCGCAGAAATGTCATGAGCTTCGCACGCTTTTCCGTCATGCCCTTGTAGGCGAGCTGCGCGTCGGTCATCGCCTCCAGCCGCGCGGCAAGCTGGTCGGCCAGCTCGGGATGCGCGGAGACGGCGGCAATCGGGTCCTGATAGATGCGGATGGTGAAGAGCATGGCGCCGGTTTCCGGCAACTTGCGCAGCGTCTGGCGCTCGACGCGAATGAAGTTCGAAGCGGGGTCGAAGTGCTTCCGCGCCAGCCGAGCGCCTTTTTCCGGCGGCCAGTCGAGATCGGCTTCCGGATAGATCGACCAATTGAAACGCTCGACCACGCGACCCGGCGCGATGCGGTCGAACATGCGGTTGATCAGTCCGTCATTGCGGCTGCCGGGCTCGAAATCCGGTACTGGCCCATGAATTTCGCCGATGGTCTTACCGGCCTTTTCCTTCAGCGACCAGGATGAGGGGAAGGCGACATAACCCGCCGTGACCCGCCAGCCACCGTCGCGATTTTCGAGGAGAACGAGATCGTCGGCGATGAGGGAGCCGGCGGTGAGGAGAGGGGGCTGGGTGGAGTTGAGCAGGATGTGGCGGTCGAGGAAGGAGAGGGTGTTGTCGTGCCGCGCATAGACGCTTTTGTGGTTGTCCAGAAGATGCGCGCTGAGGACATTCAAGGCTTCGGCTTGCGCCGGCTCCGAACCGCTGATGGCTTGAAACACGGCATCGCGATCTTCGCTCGTGAGCCGATCCTTTTCCGCCACATAGTGCTCCAGATCGCCATCCGTCTCGATCCAGGCTTCTGGCGCGATCTGCGTCAGGCCGATGGCAAAGGGTTCGGACGAGCCGTCATAGGGCGTGAAGCGGGGTTTCTGCATAACTCAGCCCTTCAAACCGTCGAAGCCTTCCGCCGTGGTGGTGAAATTGACCTCCATGACGTCCAGATCGGCGATGCCGTGAATGGCGAAGGGGTCGGTGGCGCAGAGCGCTTCGATTTCCGCGCGGTCGCCGCGGGCCAGGATCACGCCGCCGGTGCGCGGCACCTTGCGGCCCGACGCAATGAAGGTGCCGGCCGCGTAGTGGGATTTCAGCCAATCCATGTGGGCGGCCATATGCTTGTCGGCTTCTTCGGTCGGCTTCTTGTAGGTGAGCGAGATGATGAACATGGGCTATTTTCCTATCAGTTCCGCGCGGATCAGGCTGCGCAGCGAATTGCCAACATAAAGCTTTCGGCCTTTCAGGTCTTCCGGTCTCAGGCGGTGATTATAGGCCTTGCGAGCGCAGATGAGCGAGGTGCGCAAGACGCCTGCGAGGCAGCCGGAGGAGATGGGCGGGGTCATGAGGCGGCCGTCGTCATCTTCCACGAAGAGATTGGTGATCGTGCCCTCGGCGAGCTCGCCCTTTTCGTTGAGGAGGATGACTTCGTTGACTGTGTCAGTGGGGAATGCCGCGCGCGCGGTTTCGTAGAGTGCGCGGCGGGTGGTCTTGTGGCGGATCAGCGGGTCGGTGGAGGCGGTGCGGGTTTGGGCGATGGCGACGCGCCAGACGGTATCCTCGGGCTGGAGCGTGAAGGGGGCGGACGTGATGGTGATCTTGCCTGTCGGGGAGAGTTCGAGGCGGAGGCGTTGCATGTTGGCGGGTGTGGCACCCCCCTCCGTCCTGCCGGACATCTCCCCCTCAAGGGGGGAGATCGGATGGGGCGCGGCGGTCGCTCCCCCTCCCCCTTGTGGGGAGGGTTGGGGAGGGGTCTTCCAATCCGCTTGCTCGACGCTCGCCGCAAAGTCCCCCTCTGGCTGCCGCCATCTCCCCCACAAGGGGGGAGACGGAATGAGGCAGTCGCCGCCGTCAATCTCCCCCCTTGCGGGGGAGATGCCCGGTAGGGCAGAGGGGGGTAACCCCAGATACTCCGCGAGCGCTTCTCCGGCCTTCTCCGCCCCCACGAACCCCAGCCGCCTTGCCGACGTCTCCAGCCGCTTCAGATGCAGGCTCAGCCGCGCGATGCCTTCACCGGGCGTGTAGCGCATCGTCTCGAACAGCGAGAATTCGGTCATCGTGCGATCTCCTCGTCGCCCACGGCGAAGCGGGCCTTGAGGAGCGCTTCGGCATATTCGTCTTCGGCCTTGGAATCGAAAACGATGCCACCGCCGACGTTGAAGGTGGCTTTGCCGTTGTCAAACAGCGTTATTGTACGGATTGCCACGTTGAAGAGCATTTCGCCTGATGGCGCAATGTAGCCGATGGAGCCGCAATAGGCGCCGCGGGGGGTCTGTTCGATCCTGTGGAGGATCTCCATGGTCCACATTTTCGGCGCGCCGGTGATCGAGCCGCAGGGGAAGAGGGCGGCGAATATATCTCTCAGCGTCGTGCCGGGCAGGAGCCTGGCGCGGACGTGGCTCACCATCTGGTGCAGCGTCGGATAGGTCTCGACCTCGAAGAGCTTCGGCACGGAGAGCGAGCCGACCTCGCTGATGCGCGAGATGTCGTTGCGCAAGAGATCCACGATCATGCGGTTTTCGGCTTGCGTCTTCTCGTCCGCCTTCATGGCTTCGATGATGGCGACATCCTCATCCGGCGTCGCGCCGCGTGCTGCGGTGCCTTTCATCGGGTGCGTCTCGATCCAGCCTTCCGTGTCCACCTTGAAGAAGAGTTCGGGCGAACGGGAGAGGATGATGGGGCCGCCGAGATTGACCAATGCGCCGTATTTCACCGGCTGGCGTTCGGCGAGCGCGTGGAAGGCGTTCAGCGGGTCGCCATGCCATTCGGCGTCGATGGGGAAAGTCAGGTTGCCCTGATAGCTGTCGCCCTTGCGCAGGTGATGATGGAGGACTTCGAAACGGGATTTGTAGGTCTCGAAATTCCAGCGGGCGCGGGGGGAGGTGAGGAAGGGGAGGTTGGAGCCGGTGTCGTGGGAACCCTTCATCCGGCCCGTTGGGCCACCTTCTCCCCAGGGGGAGAAGGGGTTGGCGGCTGCTGTCGGCGCATCGAAGATGCCGAAGAGGAGGTAGGGGACTGCGCCATTGTCGTCTGCCAGCTTTTCGATGCGCGGCTCGAAGAGGTGGCCGGCCTCATAGGACATGTAACCGGCTAGCCAGCGCCCGGCCCTGTGCGCCGCCTGCAGCTTTTCGAGTGCGGGGTAGAAATCCGCCTTGCGATCCACGCGGACGATCTCGCGCGGGCGGGCGAACAGCATCGTCCGATCGGTGGGATCGTCTCGAAAGAGGATGAAGGGCGTTTCCATTACGCCTTATCTAAAGCCTCCAGCTCGTCGATCAGCCCTTCGATCATCGACAGTCCCTTGCTCCAGAACGACGGGTCGGACGCATCAAGGCCGAAGGGGGCGAGAAGTTCGGAGTGGTGCTTGGTGCCACCGGCCTTGAGCAGGGCAAAATACTTGTCCTGAAAGCCTTCCGCGGCGTTCTGGTAGACGGCGTAGAGCGAGTTCACCAGGCAATCGCCGAAGGCATAGGCGTAGACATAGAAGGGCGAGTGGATGAAGTGGGGGATATAGGACCAGAAGGTCTCGTAGCCGCCGCCGGAAAGGTCGATCGCCGGGCCGAGGCTTTCGGCCTGAACCGACATCCAGAGTTCGCCGATCTGGTCGGAGGTCAGTTCGCCCTCCTTGCGGGCTGTGTGGACCTTGCGCTCGAATTCGTAGAAGGCGATCTGCCGCACGACCGTGTTGATCATGTCCTCGACCTTCTGGGCGAGCATGGCCTTGCGCTCGCGCTTGTCCTTCGTGTTGTCGAGAAGGGCGCGGAAGGTCAGCATCTCGCCGAAGACGGACGCCGTCTCGGCGAGCGTCAGCGGTGTTGCGCACATCAGCGCGCCCTGACCGCCGGCCAGAACCTGATGCACGCCGTGGCCAAGCTCATGCGCCAGCGTCATCACGTCGCGCGGCTTGCCCATATAGTTGACCAGAACATAAGGGTGCGCGGAGGGCACGGTC
It includes:
- a CDS encoding para-aminobenzoate synthetase component 1, whose amino-acid sequence is METPFILFRDDPTDRTMLFARPREIVRVDRKADFYPALEKLQAAHRAGRWLAGYMSYEAGHLFEPRIEKLADDNGAVPYLLFGIFDAPTAAANPFSPWGEGGPTGRMKGSHDTGSNLPFLTSPRARWNFETYKSRFEVLHHHLRKGDSYQGNLTFPIDAEWHGDPLNAFHALAERQPVKYGALVNLGGPIILSRSPELFFKVDTEGWIETHPMKGTAARGATPDEDVAIIEAMKADEKTQAENRMIVDLLRNDISRISEVGSLSVPKLFEVETYPTLHQMVSHVRARLLPGTTLRDIFAALFPCGSITGAPKMWTMEILHRIEQTPRGAYCGSIGYIAPSGEMLFNVAIRTITLFDNGKATFNVGGGIVFDSKAEDEYAEALLKARFAVGDEEIAR
- a CDS encoding Uncharacterized conserved protein YciI, contains a putative active-site phosphohistidine produces the protein MFIISLTYKKPTEEADKHMAAHMDWLKSHYAAGTFIASGRKVPRTGGVILARGDRAEIEALCATDPFAIHGIADLDVMEVNFTTTAEGFDGLKG
- a CDS encoding Amino-transferase class IV, whose protein sequence is MTEFSLFETMRYTPGEGIARLSLHLKRLETSARRLGFVGAEKAGEALAEYLGLPPSALPGISPARGEIDGGDCLIPSPPLWGRWRQPEGDFAASVEQADWKTPPQPSPQGGGGATAAPHPISPLEGEMSGRTEGGATPANMQRLRLELSPTGKITITSAPFTLQPEDTVWRVAIAQTRTASTDPLIRHKTTRRALYETARAAFPTDTVNEVILLNEKGELAEGTITNLFVEDDDGRLMTPPISSGCLAGVLRTSLICARKAYNHRLRPEDLKGRKLYVGNSLRSLIRAELIGK